A genomic region of Saccopteryx bilineata isolate mSacBil1 chromosome 1, mSacBil1_pri_phased_curated, whole genome shotgun sequence contains the following coding sequences:
- the SUB1 gene encoding activated RNA polymerase II transcriptional coactivator p15, producing MPKSKELVSSSSSGSDSDSEVDKKLKRKKQVASEKPVKKQKTGETSRALSSSKQSSSSRDDNMFQIGKMRYVSVRDFKGKVLIDIREYWMDPEGEMKPGRKGISLNPEQWSQLKEQISDIDDAVRKL from the exons atgcCTAAATCAAAGGAACTTGTTTCTTCAAGCTCTTCTGGCAGCGATTCTGACAGTGAAGTTGACAAAAAG TTAaagaggaaaaagcaagttgCTTCAGAAAAACCTGTAAAGAAGCAAAAGACTGGTGAAACTTCAAGAGCCCTGTCATCTTCTaagcagagcagcagcagcagagatgaTAACATGTTTCAG attGGGAAAATGAGGTATGTCAGTGTTCGGGACTTCAAAGGAAAAGTCCTAATTGATATTAGAGAATATTGGATGGACCCAGAAGGTGAAATGAAACCAGGAAGAAAAG gTATTTCTTTAAATCCTGAGCAGTGGAGCCAGCTGAAGGAACAGATTTCTGACATTGATGATGCAGTAAGAAAACTGTAA